In Camelina sativa cultivar DH55 chromosome 13, Cs, whole genome shotgun sequence, the genomic window GAATGTTCGATGTTCATTTTGAAAACGTTAATTTGGGATCTCCGAGAGCCAGATGGTGTAAGGTTAAGGCAGCTTTCAAGGTTAAAGCAGCTTTTAAGGAAGCCCGGAGACATACAACAGCCAGAAACCGAGGTATATAAGGCTTATAAGAAGCCTTGTTTACCGTATTAGACTAAAAGGTTTCTTGCACTGCACTAAAAAAATGCATGTGTATATAATTGTGAATAAGGTTAGAAAAATGGATATCGGCCATTGAGTTACGGAGATTAGTTTTTGTGTATATCAtgtttgatatttcattttttttaaatgggcTATGTATGACTAAATCAGTTTACATTTCTATATATCTTtgaagtttttttggtttccctGAAATCAATATAGCCATGGCCTCTGGCACATGGTCTGTAAAGTTGTAACCTTTTTATATGCATGCCGTATAAGAATCATATGTTTCTTGCGGTACACGAAAGCTGtgtataataaaactataaataaaagggatatgtttatatgttttttttttccttcataactttttaataaTGGATCTTGCCTATTGATTGTTCTAGTGGTGCAAAGTGATATGTTACAAAACCATGTTTTTTTAATGACAATAAAGCTATTTATATATAccaattaatttgaaataatcaTCTTGAACTTTACTTTTTGTAGATGCCTCAATCAAGATGGGTTACCACAGGGCATCGTTGTATGttcagattttgattttcaaCGTATAACGATATTGCGATGTATAGATATGTAACTTTCTTCCATAGTGCTTTTTCTTCACGTTAAATAATGGTGTACTTTTTGCTTTTCCTTGAATTGATTTGGGAAGAAGACCGGCTTCCTACtcataaataatagtaaaagaAGTCTATGAGTAAGTGAAAACATTGGTGGCTTTTGCTTCATTCCTTTTTTCTCTGTCTTCATGTGAACAAGCTCGCAGAAATCTATGGTTTCCTTTACTTTCTTACGTCTAAATACACACAcataattatttagaaaaaagaaTCCTAAATCCCGGTCGTGCGTACTGCCACTTGGTTTTCCACCCGACAATGATTTGGcagatgttttgttttgtgttatcaATCTACCAAAAAGGTCATACTCATTACCACCCACACTCACCATGGTATGAAAAGTGTTTTTTTGAAGGTGCTCTTCTTAAGCTTTTCTTGATTACTTATACTACAAAAACAGGAAGCTGTGTTGCAATAGTTTCTCCATATTAATCCTCTAGGAGTTATAGTGAATAAGAGAATTGAAGAGTTTTTGATCACTACTGTTATTGTGTCAAAAAGGAGCTCTAGAAATCAAAGGGTTGGTtcttttgatttgatggatCCAAGACAGCTACGATCTTGTTCATCCTCTTACGTGTCAACGagaattgaagaagagaaggtgaTAACTAGGTGTTGTAGTGATTGCAAGACCACCAAGACACCAATGTGGAGAGGTGGACCAACTGGTCCCAAGGTCTCTTCTTCTACCTTCAATCATTGTATTCTTGACTTTGTTTTATCTTAAGATGATTTAAGAAGtcttttttcctaatttttgttttgtggtggAATTTTCAGTCACTTTGCAATGCATGTGGGATCAGATTCAGGAAACAGAGACGATCAGAGTTATTAGCTATTCGTATTGTTCgtagccacaaagtcttagactctaaaaagataaaaccaaaatcatcgtcattatcatcatcacatgGTAGCGTGGCTGTGAAGAAACAAAGATGTCTAAAGGAGATAGAACAAGCTGCTTTGTGTCTACTGTTGTTGTCTTGTAGTTCTGTTTTGGcctaagagaaaaaaaaaaacagagtatctcTTGCTGAAACGCACAGTTTTGTCCTCTGTTCTACGTTCATCTTGGGCCACTCTTTTAAGgatatgaataatataaattttaacgaAACTTTGTGTCAAAATTCAGATCCGTAGAGATCGTAAAAAGTctcaaatttatttgaaataaattggAGCATTTTGGTTTCGGCTTTGCAATAATTGCATTGGCTTTGTGATATCATCCCTTCTTCGTTTATGGTTTAAGCTTGTAACATGAAGCAAACCTATGAATTCGAAACAgttttgtgaaatttaattaacCTACAGAATTGGTTGAGAAAATGATACGATGTTAATATGTGCATGTTTAGCTCGACGGGTTGTAGTCTCACCCAAAGCTTAGTTTTGACCACACCCCCATCAGATTTTAGTTTGTGGCTGTACTCACACCAATGAATGTTTAACAATATCTACctcactaaatttaaattttgagttgtattactttttttttggtgaataacTAATGTTTGTTCATCAATTTAGTACACCTTGATACAACTTGACTAGGGAGGACGGGTAATAGACATTGTCAAACTTCCGGTAGTGTATATAGAAGAAccctgtttttttgttttataaatagtttCCTACTTTGTTTAGCTTTGCTTCATTTTAAtcgttttatcttcttttggtttgtcgactaagatatatatatatatatatatatatagatatatatcttttatacaGAAAAATCATCTTTAATATCGGTTCCTTTGAATAGATTAGCCATTGAATTGAGTCTTCTCCAAAGATAGAGTAATCTCTTCGCCGATTTATCCTCATAGTTAAGGATTGAAGAGGACCTCATCTCTAGGTAGGCGGAGCTTTTACTTGGAGGTTAAGTTGAATTCAAAATTTATCAGCGGCCGAATCTGTAGAAGAAAAATCTCATGAACATGTTTCCAAGGCTTAATTATATTTACGGGTGTTAAGTTTTTTCCGATCCATCAAATCTTAGACAATGAGAAGAATGGAGAAAAACCAAAGTGGACTGCGTTTTCCATGTTACACGTTTTGGTTTACGTGTCGTCTAGTGTATTGGGTTCATGTAATTGAGCTTAAATATGCTTGTATCTTTGTTATATTTTGCCATGACAGGCTTCGACGAAATATTTGTATTcatcataataaaataatatattatgatATTCACTAAAAATACGTTTTGGAATATATAATACCTcagtttaatatataaattcaattaattttaggctatttgataaaataattaaattgttaaaaaaatatgtttttcagaaaataaaatcgtaatttttttaaatacccattatttatattaaaagttgAACTATAATGGTCgagaacaataaatattataattgatatatatgcctaggtatatatatacatatgttatatttttataatacagatatatatatatatatatatatatatgaaatttgcACATAATATCAATATCTTATGGTAAAACTTACATATTTTTGacaatttataataataataataataaatatcataaaacTAATCTGAGAAgcatttgattatttttataatagtaGAATCTTTAAagcatatttatatatacttgatatttatatatacttgatataaaatatatgaagtaCATAACATTTTCTAATCTATTTACGAATTGATTAAGTACATAAGTTATaactttaataaatatttgaataatgtaagttatttttgttggataaaaattacaaaataatatctaattttaaataaataatgtgatGTTTGTTCAAATTTCTTAATAACTAAACTACATAAATGcagtttaaatttataattttgtaataacaaTCATAATTTAACTATAAAATAAGTTAACTTTAGGATGATGATAGTTGCTATTTtgtggagagaaaaaaaatttaaggggAGAGAGATGAAAGCTAATCCATTACGGACACTCCACAAAAGAGCTGATGAAATATCCCATCTCAACTGCATGCAAATCCGGCTTTGTAGAAAGCAACGACGTTTCAAAAAATCTTGAGCTTCCACTAGGAGTTCAAGCTTTAATGAAGGGAAATTGAGCAtgaaatacatttttagaaagaaaagcaagcaaaaaaatatatatagataatcgTTTGGATAGCGTATGTTGACAAGACACTGGTGATATTTATGGAGTTCTAGAAAACCCTAAAGGAGAGACTTCAAACCAGTTAATAAGTTATCTTCATGCCCAGGTATTATTTACCCTCGCCAGTAAGCTTTAATTACGAGAATGTGCCACTACCTTCTAATCATCTCTCCCCGACATTaactaatcaattttttaattacacaCACAAGTAAGAAAAGGTTAATGACTTTTGTGATTatgtatcttttaatttatatactagAAAACAAGAGGGCATTATGCTACACATGCATAAATATCCATTTtataacagttttatttttttgtagagtGTTTCAAAAAAGCAGTTTATTTGTCAAATATCAATTTTGTCTGAGTGTGTAATATAAGtgaaaatatttctatttagCTGATacattacttatttttttttggtaggagcTGATACATTGCTTATGTAGCTGATATATCTAgactttttgggttttaaaaaccATATCCTTTATTTTTTACTGCAACTTTAGAgagactaggttttgaacccacgctatgCGTGAgtgtatttgatatattttgatgaaaactatatatgattgatgacagtagtaaaatattatcttataaaattttttaaattagtattaaggaaaaagttaaatttcagatacacaattttttaaaatataaaaatcagttgtgttataaaatcaaatctgataacaaaaaaatcatgaatttaacatgacgtccaggcgaggcgaatcaaactgatgacctcacatatcctaaaccatttctttgaccaccagaaaaatgaaacaattttatcatcatgaatttaactcgttttcatgtttaattgatcgctaccacctatgttttcctgtttttattaaatatttttcttatttttcatattctttcttgtcattttcattgtcaaactTTGTAgtaattgtcatcattacttttaccatCTGGTTCTTTGTTAtaccctttttcttcttcttcctcgtcaacttcatcacattcttccactataaaaccttttttagactaccataCAAATtgttcataaatttaaatttttttttttctaaaaaattctggaaattttaaaaatgttaatgaatgatatgtcaaatcttgataagttgtttaaaataatttttaatatataaaattctggaaattttaaaaaagttaattagtgaAATGTCTAATCCCTATTAgtggtttaaaatcctaggtggacagctTAAGAAGCTTATAACtcatacttttatttagtatagattttgaCAGCGTTTAGGAAAGAAAAATCTGAATTCATCTATAGAGAGAAGATTCTAAACTCCTTTATTATGCAATTTATTTagaagatgttttgtttttcattgattatgtctgagtaatttgtttgttaggtttaatGTTTCTCATTCGGGATTACTTGGCTTGTTAAATAGAGTATTGATTgggattcattatcttcttgttcttcatcttaggttatttttaacattaattCTTGATTAATCACTTAGAAATAATAAGTTaggattgatatgagaatataattaattttcctagtaattaattgattaattatttttaacattaggtgatcaatcaaaaattaatgtgaagaacaatctaagatgaagaataagaagataatgaatcccAATCAATAATCAATTTAACAACCATgtaatccctaatgagaaaccctaaaccaaatAAGCAGgttactcagacataatcaatgaaaaacaaaacattttctgaataaattgcctaagaaatcatatacataaaagtaaagttttggtctctccttattggttgattttcatttcatgttttctaattttttttattttttattgtttaattgctttaaaaaatatttaagacccaattaacacaatacatttcactcacagataaaaataaaattataattgaaaataaaataaattatgcattaatcatattccaccactcaattttattcaacaataaattataattgtaactctcataattctaaatgtaacttccatcaattcttatcatataaataaacattctctcattctctcatattgggagtcttttactttctcatttcacagtctctcattctcttccacttctctcattctcttccacaataactcaaatcattttttttcttttgtttttgatttcctatttttgttgtatgggttacaaaaaagcaaatgaaatatcattgtaaaattttaatgctaaatttttattttagagactacatgatatatattttactttgttgttatttttaaagattcatcttcattatctaatttggattatcatcttataagtaatcattctctcctcttttcccaccaatatcaaatattgttatatctcatatgtgttgtaagagtttgattatatattttaaatttagaaagtattatatatattaaactatgttttcaattttttattttatttatatataaataaaatatttctttcatatttcttgcctttctaatctattcatatttatttttaaaatttccatagttaaatttaaattcacatatgttggttttaacaaaaaatcaagtttatttgagaattatatgttcctatttttttaaacaatcaatgtgtaacatattatacttttgaatcaaattatggatccaccaacactcacttttaaattaaatgagatttaattttaggagttagaaaagtataaaaatttgtttgtaactcccataataatatcatagtagtgttctcaatgaatttaattgaatataatagaacatattaaaaatgtattaatatgCACTTAATTTCACTTTTATAACTCTCAAATAGTTACCTTTGATACATCAATTTctgtattatatattaaaagaaaaacacatatcTCACTATAACCCTCATGACCTCATATTTtaaatctcacataattttataagttctacaatatcattattttttctttgatttaacCAATGGTATCTGaacttaataaaagtttcagtttATTTAAATAGGATACacatgtaatatatgatatatattttaattattatatttttattcggAAGAGATATAATGCTAGGAATCAATAAAAAGggggtttttgttgttgtcacgGTAGCAAGcaagaaagtaaataaatgtaaattaaagcaagtaaaataaatgagaaaagcgttgggcatcaatgGAATCACATACTACAAGAAATCATGCAATTTATGACTACATAAATAGTCGCCAATTAGTTGCTAAATGAGATATAACGACTAATTTACGGCTAACCACTATTGTTGTAAATCCTTAGTCTCTAAAAATAATGGTCGTAAAATAGTCGGTCAATAGCGACTCTTTTACGACTAAAAACCGTAGTCGTAAACTTAGTCGTAATGTAGCCTTAAATAATTATGACTATATTAAGACTATTTTACGATTAATACGATGTGAACATAATTAGTTTTAGCTTAGTCGTACTGTAGTCGTTAAATTTTGTGACTAAGTAACTACTACTTTAcgactatttaacgactatGTTGCTACtctatttgaaatttttagtgACTAAGTAACTACTACTTTACGACTATTTGACGACTATGTTGGCACTCTGTTTGAAAGTTTTAGTGACTATTTGTCGACTACTTAAGAACAAATTTAACAACTGGTTTAACGATTATAGTGAACAGAAACcagaattgttttgttttttcgttcTGTTTTTGAattcatatttgttgtattCCTGATTCACGAAGCTAATTTTGTATAGATAGAAATATCAAAAGTACACAACATTTgcaataaaccaaaaaacacaaccaaaatGATCAATTTAAAACTAAGATTCTCACAAGTTATTAAGAACACTAAAGTGACAAGTTCATGAGAgttaaaaaatagataagtaACCTAGGAAGTAACCTAGGAAGTAACCTAAGAAGGAGTTTTTCTTTCTGTTGGAGCCTCGGTGGGTGTTTCACTTGATTCAGACTCAAGGAAATCCACAAACGCTGGATCGGTTTGGCGCAAGTACTTTTCCACCAATGACAAGTgctgtatcttcttcttttgctcaGCCACAACTTTGGAATGTTCTGCTTCACAAGCAGCAATCTCAGCATCATGTTTTGTATTATACGCAACTTGTTCTTCAATTATATGTTGACTTTCCTTCATTTGCTCTTGCAATGCTACAAAGGATCAATAATCTCCTCGTGGATTTCCCTTGCAATTGAGAAGATCCTTAAGATGATCCTTGAGGCTTCCAAGTCCATAAAGATTACCTCGTGAATCATTCTTAGTGtactgaaaaaagaaaaagtcaaatTGTAAATAGAGAACATGAAAAATTCGAAGACtctttaaatatagattgtgaAAAATGCTACTTTACCTCAAGAAAGATGGTCGTATAATCTTCTGTTGTGAGCTGCTGAGCTCGTGAAGGATCTGTCTCGAGCTCAGATATCTTAGCTTGCaagtttttctcataagttGTAATGGTCTTCTGGGCCTTTCGATCGACATACGTACCATCTGACTTTGTATGTGTCTCTTTAAAAATCTCACCAAGACTCACCGGTCTCCCCAATTTCTCTTCCTCGAATGTTACACAAAAAAGAAAGGCTTATGACATATATTAATGTTGCAAAggtgtaagaaaaataaagtacagatatatatataagttactCACCAAGCCTTGTTTGACTTTTTAAAACGACATTGGCCCAGATAAGTGCATGTGAGGACCGATACTATTACAGTCAGACATACGAGCATTGGAATAGGTTCGACTCCTTTCATGTGCTTCTTCAGTATCCCACTGCGCAACCATTTTTTTCCAGAGAGTATTCTTGATCCATTTAGGTCGCAGTCGACTTTTCCTAGCGTCAACCATGTTTTTCATCCGGCGTTGACATATCTCATAGAAAAGCTGTTGCACTGTCCCTGTTATCAAATGTGTGTTTTCTGCggaaaaaagagaataaaattaatttagtgAAAACAACACAAGTAAAACCTATATGTGAAGGCTATATGACCGAAAACTATACCGCAAACTCGAGCAAGTATCTTTCTCGTCTCTCCGGAGGCACACATGAGCAATTATAATATggaccatcaaatttgtttgtaaaaactttagtaatcttccgaaccAATTGTGATTTGACATCCCGAGTAAACTTGTAACACACATGAAGTGAATACAGACTTCACAATACAAAAATCAAGTcataagcaaaatataaaaaaagaagcaaaccaacagcaaaaaacaaacaaacaacgaAAATCAATGCGAAGCATACCGTAAGCGTGTTTAATAGACTCATACGGCAAAAAAAGACAACAAGAagcaaaccaacaacaaaaatcaaacaaacaatatcaaTACAAAGCAAACCAGAAGCGTGTTTACTATACTcatacaacaaaaatcaacATACCAAGTCGTTTTAGGTTCGGTTCCAGATAGAGGACGGTGGTAAACTTATGACGGTCTGACACCATAAGTATGGTGTTTAGAGCCCTCAACGTGTCCTCTTGGAGTTCCAGTAACACTGGATATGACTTGTCAAAGTTTTTACTTTGAGAAGAAGGATGACTTTAAGCGTGAGAGTTTTGAAGTGGAGATCTCGCATCATTCTCTAGTGGATTTGATTGAATTGGCTGATTGTTTTGAACTTCTAGTGATGATAGGGTTGGATGGTCTTCAACTTCTCAATTCACGGAGTTCTGAAATAGCCTTTGTGGTGGTGGATAGTTTCTAAAATGTGGTGCAGCTGATGTTGATAgttggggggggggggaacACANNNNNNNNNNNNNNNNNNNNNNNNNNNNNNNNNNNNNNNNNNNNNNNNNNNNNNNNNNNNNNNNNNNNNNNNNNNNNNNNNNNNNNNNNNNNNNNNNNNNNNNNNNNNNNNNNNNNNNNNNNNNNNNNNNNNNNNNNNNNNNNNNNNNNNNNNNNNNNNNNNNNNNNNNNNNNNNNNNNNNNNNNNNNNNNNNNNNNNNNNNNNNNNNNNNNNNNNNNNNNNNNNNNNNNNNNNNNNNNNNNNNNNNNNNNNNNNNNNNNNNNNNNNNNNNNNNNNNNNNNNNNNNNNNNNNNNNNNNNNNNNNNNNNNNNNNNNNNNNNNNNNNNNNNNNNNNNNNNNNNNNNNNNNNNNNNNNNNNNNNNNNNNNNNNNNNNNNNNNNNNNNNNNNNNNNNNNNNNNNNNNNNNNNNNNNNNNNNNNNNNNNNNNNNNNNNNNNNNNNNNNNNNNNNNNNNNNNNNGGGGGGGGGGGGAACACATACTTGGTTTTGAGGCATTTGAGGCGGACGAATTTGGGCCACAAACTTGAAGTTGTATTGAGACCGTAGAGGGTTGAGTCTTCTCACCTTAGTGGGATGGTTAAAGCCACCTGGTCTCAAAGAAGTGTTGGGGACAACATTTCTCTTTCGTTCGATCTTCTTAACTTGAGGCATCGTAATTCCTCCATGACAATTTTTAGGTGAGACTTTTCACGtaggtgaagaaaaaaaagaagaagaacagtgAGATCGACGTGAGATTGAGAGAGCTTGAacggcaaagaagaagaaaagtggcACCTTTTAGGTTTAAGACAACAATTAGGGTTAGATAGAAATTTGGGCCAGGTTTTGGACCGTGGAAATAGATTCTTGGGTTTCATTAACACAAATGTTTTGATTGTAGTCATTTATTAGTCGCGAATCAGTAgctaaatataattttggttttatttgaaCAAGTTTTTAATGTAATAGGTtattaatcacaaaaaaaaagatttatggaTTAAACACAGCTTTTGAAATTAAtccatttttttggaaattttaaattaattaaactaatattaatatgttaattattttcatCATAATAagtaaaaattgtaattattaaacatatatattacacCGGAATTAGACTAGTATAATTCAGTTTACATATTTTAATCGCACAAATTTGACATAAGCATAATTAGCAGgatacttcttcttctggttcttCGTCATCCGAAGACAATAAATTACACAAGAATTCATCAGGTTCCACATCTTTGACACCGTAAGCAAGATTAATTGGTATTACTCCCTCTTCCAAATTTTCGAGTACAAGATCTTTAATTGTAGTAATCAATACATTATacaacatcatcattttctgtttgcaaaagattcgtttctgatttgttttcatattctcAAGAAATTTTTCCCCTTGGATTCACTTTTAGAACATTGAGCCATAATTGCTTCGGTTTCTTTGTGTATGgatacaaaattaacaaacttGTTTTGCTTGAGAGGCTATGCGCATTATCAACATATAGAAAGTTACACACACATATCAACattaatgttatatatatatatatatatttacttaccTAAAATAATTGGTTTGTATTTATTGTACTTTCTTAATGAAAGAACGTCTATAATGCCACCATTGCTGATCCAAGTGCCTTTACCGATAACAGGGTCATACCACTTACACTTAGAAAGTGTGATTCTCAAATTAATCATCCCCTCATACTAAAgttctatgatatcagttaAGGATCCGTAGAAATCCGCTGCATTAGATTCATCCGTGTATTGACCTTTAACACATACCGTATAGTTAAATCTCTTTTGTACAGTGCCGTGATTCTCTGTATGAAACAAATAGCCTTATATAAAGTACATTTTCCATGTTTTAACCATGTTCAAAGGTCCATGCACTATCTCTTGAACCCAAGTAGGAAATGGATTTGTGGCGTTCCAGTAAGTAACCTGCGTATGTATATACTTATGTTAAATAATATCAATAAGTGAACATGATTACTATATATGGCATGAATATTGTTTTCACGTACATATTCTTTAATCCAAAAATGATATTTGTCTGCTCTTTTTGCAGTGAGTTCTTTTTCAGCAAGTGCTGGATATTTTGGTGAAATAaaatcctcgaacatactatatatacagaccaacacaaatatatatatgagcaaTCATagcaaattatatatactaaagcGCAAGTAATTTGAGAGATG contains:
- the LOC104736712 gene encoding GATA transcription factor 23-like, whose amino-acid sequence is MDPRQLRSCSSSYVSTRIEEEKVITRCCSDCKTTKTPMWRGGPTGPKSLCNACGIRFRKQRRSELLAIRIVRSHKVLDSKKIKPKSSSLSSSHGSVAVKKQRCLKEIEQAALCLLLLSCSSVLA